The Echeneis naucrates chromosome 8, fEcheNa1.1, whole genome shotgun sequence genome has a window encoding:
- the atf7ip2 gene encoding activating transcription factor 7-interacting protein 2 isoform X3, whose translation MKRFPTASISSEASDKKIKISQSEVQTLIKQEVCSAVRKNETRLQDLIETIQKLDHGVDYERSIQKLEARVNSLSKKAEVAFAYMTKTQTKSPHTSPTDMNINRFVVQFFRAEPECETMENTSQTDRKNMDWMDKDRELFQMMETTKMSLKKMRADNDNLTAAIADLKEKPSPLIPSPFGSPKCKEYGSAMKKEPEEEQCKEDDKKLKAERVKVEHLPSSNSNTPNPTEPEKDKLSYPPLPFTIFPSILSMEAASYNIPQKPEVHLALIREPAGLSVLWKVDKEDPSAPPMDSYSIYMTTEKVKGSGTFPKWNMLGEVRAIKLPMCVMITKYKPGRKVCVAVVGKDIFGRYGPYSKVVAANIPD comes from the exons ATGAAGAGATTCCCCACTGCATCAATTTCCTCTGAAGCCAgtgataaaaagataaaaatctccCAATCTGAA GTCCAAACACTGATCAAACAGGAGGTTTGCAGTGCAGTGAGGAAAAATGAAACCAGGCTGCAGGATTTAATAGAAACTATTCAAAAGCTGGATCATGGGGTTGACTATGAACGCTCCATCCAAAAACTGGAG GCTCGAGTCAACTCGCTTTCAAAGAAAGCAGAAGTGGCATTTGCCTACATGACTAAGACACAGACAAAG AGTCCACATACATCCCCTACTGACATGAACATTAACAG ATTTGTTGTCCAATTCTTCAGAGCAGAACCTGAGTGTGAAACAATGGAAAATACATCGCAAA ctgACAGAAAGAACATGGATTGGATGGACAAGGATAGAGAGCTTTTTCAGATGATG GAAACCACAAAAATGTCACTCAAGAAGATGCGTGCTGACAATGACA ATTTGACGGCTGCCATAGCAGATTTAAAAGAGAAGCCATCTCCCCTAATTCCCTCTCCCTTTGGCTCCCCCAAGTGTAAG GAATATGGCAGCGCCATGAAGAAAGAGCCAGAAGAGGAGCAATGTAAAGAAGATGATAAGAAGCTAAAGGCTGAGAGAGTGAAAGTAGAACATCTCCCATCTAGCAATAGTAACACTCCTAATCCCACGGAACCAGAGAAG GACAAGCTCTCATATCCGCCTCTTCCCTTCACcatctttccatccatcctgAGCATGGAAGCAGCCTCATACAACATCCCCCAGAAACCAGAGGTGCATCTGGCCCTCATTCGAGAGCCAGCAGGACTATCTGTGCTCTGGAAAGTGGACAAGGAAGACCCTTCTGCCCCACCCATGGATAGTTACAG CATCTACATGACTACAGAAAAAGTTAAGGGTAGTGGCACCTTCCCAAAGTGGAATATGCTTGGTGAAGTGAGAGCCATCAAGCTGCCCATGTGTGTGATGATCACAAAGTACAAGCCTGGGCGCAAAGTGTGCGTCGCTGTGGTGGGTAAAGACATTTTTGGCCGGTATGGGCCCTACAGTAAAGTTGTAGCTGCAAACATACCTGACTAG
- the atf7ip2 gene encoding activating transcription factor 7-interacting protein 2 isoform X2: MAGGQHEIQGCKGFKRTSQDGKIQSTKPNKGKRFFPKLKCKAQRARVNIGLAFERWRALKAAQGLKTDAEVAHCLLDVMKRFPTASISSEASDKKIKISQSEVQTLIKQEVCSAVRKNETRLQDLIETIQKLDHGVDYERSIQKLEARVNSLSKKAEVAFAYMTKTQTKSPHTSPTDMNINRAEPECETMENTSQTDRKNMDWMDKDRELFQMMETTKMSLKKMRADNDNLTAAIADLKEKPSPLIPSPFGSPKCKEYGSAMKKEPEEEQCKEDDKKLKAERVKVEHLPSSNSNTPNPTEPEKDKLSYPPLPFTIFPSILSMEAASYNIPQKPEVHLALIREPAGLSVLWKVDKEDPSAPPMDSYSIYMTTEKVKGSGTFPKWNMLGEVRAIKLPMCVMITKYKPGRKVCVAVVGKDIFGRYGPYSKVVAANIPD, translated from the exons ATGGCAGGGGGGCAACATGAAATTCAAGGTTGCAAGGGTTTTAAAAGAACATCTCAAGACGGAAAAATCCAATCCACCAAACCCAATAAAGGCAAACGGTTCTTTCCGAAGCTAAAATGCAAGGCACAGAGAGCTCGAGTGAACATTGGATTGGCATTTGAAAGGTGGCGAGCACTGAAAGCAGCACAAGGACTGAAAACTGATGCAGAAGTGGCCCACTGTCTTCTTGACGT AATGAAGAGATTCCCCACTGCATCAATTTCCTCTGAAGCCAgtgataaaaagataaaaatctccCAATCTGAA GTCCAAACACTGATCAAACAGGAGGTTTGCAGTGCAGTGAGGAAAAATGAAACCAGGCTGCAGGATTTAATAGAAACTATTCAAAAGCTGGATCATGGGGTTGACTATGAACGCTCCATCCAAAAACTGGAG GCTCGAGTCAACTCGCTTTCAAAGAAAGCAGAAGTGGCATTTGCCTACATGACTAAGACACAGACAAAG AGTCCACATACATCCCCTACTGACATGAACATTAACAG AGCAGAACCTGAGTGTGAAACAATGGAAAATACATCGCAAA ctgACAGAAAGAACATGGATTGGATGGACAAGGATAGAGAGCTTTTTCAGATGATG GAAACCACAAAAATGTCACTCAAGAAGATGCGTGCTGACAATGACA ATTTGACGGCTGCCATAGCAGATTTAAAAGAGAAGCCATCTCCCCTAATTCCCTCTCCCTTTGGCTCCCCCAAGTGTAAG GAATATGGCAGCGCCATGAAGAAAGAGCCAGAAGAGGAGCAATGTAAAGAAGATGATAAGAAGCTAAAGGCTGAGAGAGTGAAAGTAGAACATCTCCCATCTAGCAATAGTAACACTCCTAATCCCACGGAACCAGAGAAG GACAAGCTCTCATATCCGCCTCTTCCCTTCACcatctttccatccatcctgAGCATGGAAGCAGCCTCATACAACATCCCCCAGAAACCAGAGGTGCATCTGGCCCTCATTCGAGAGCCAGCAGGACTATCTGTGCTCTGGAAAGTGGACAAGGAAGACCCTTCTGCCCCACCCATGGATAGTTACAG CATCTACATGACTACAGAAAAAGTTAAGGGTAGTGGCACCTTCCCAAAGTGGAATATGCTTGGTGAAGTGAGAGCCATCAAGCTGCCCATGTGTGTGATGATCACAAAGTACAAGCCTGGGCGCAAAGTGTGCGTCGCTGTGGTGGGTAAAGACATTTTTGGCCGGTATGGGCCCTACAGTAAAGTTGTAGCTGCAAACATACCTGACTAG
- the atf7ip2 gene encoding activating transcription factor 7-interacting protein 2 isoform X1, with the protein MAGGQHEIQGCKGFKRTSQDGKIQSTKPNKGKRFFPKLKCKAQRARVNIGLAFERWRALKAAQGLKTDAEVAHCLLDVMKRFPTASISSEASDKKIKISQSEVQTLIKQEVCSAVRKNETRLQDLIETIQKLDHGVDYERSIQKLEARVNSLSKKAEVAFAYMTKTQTKSPHTSPTDMNINRFVVQFFRAEPECETMENTSQTDRKNMDWMDKDRELFQMMETTKMSLKKMRADNDNLTAAIADLKEKPSPLIPSPFGSPKCKEYGSAMKKEPEEEQCKEDDKKLKAERVKVEHLPSSNSNTPNPTEPEKDKLSYPPLPFTIFPSILSMEAASYNIPQKPEVHLALIREPAGLSVLWKVDKEDPSAPPMDSYSIYMTTEKVKGSGTFPKWNMLGEVRAIKLPMCVMITKYKPGRKVCVAVVGKDIFGRYGPYSKVVAANIPD; encoded by the exons ATGGCAGGGGGGCAACATGAAATTCAAGGTTGCAAGGGTTTTAAAAGAACATCTCAAGACGGAAAAATCCAATCCACCAAACCCAATAAAGGCAAACGGTTCTTTCCGAAGCTAAAATGCAAGGCACAGAGAGCTCGAGTGAACATTGGATTGGCATTTGAAAGGTGGCGAGCACTGAAAGCAGCACAAGGACTGAAAACTGATGCAGAAGTGGCCCACTGTCTTCTTGACGT AATGAAGAGATTCCCCACTGCATCAATTTCCTCTGAAGCCAgtgataaaaagataaaaatctccCAATCTGAA GTCCAAACACTGATCAAACAGGAGGTTTGCAGTGCAGTGAGGAAAAATGAAACCAGGCTGCAGGATTTAATAGAAACTATTCAAAAGCTGGATCATGGGGTTGACTATGAACGCTCCATCCAAAAACTGGAG GCTCGAGTCAACTCGCTTTCAAAGAAAGCAGAAGTGGCATTTGCCTACATGACTAAGACACAGACAAAG AGTCCACATACATCCCCTACTGACATGAACATTAACAG ATTTGTTGTCCAATTCTTCAGAGCAGAACCTGAGTGTGAAACAATGGAAAATACATCGCAAA ctgACAGAAAGAACATGGATTGGATGGACAAGGATAGAGAGCTTTTTCAGATGATG GAAACCACAAAAATGTCACTCAAGAAGATGCGTGCTGACAATGACA ATTTGACGGCTGCCATAGCAGATTTAAAAGAGAAGCCATCTCCCCTAATTCCCTCTCCCTTTGGCTCCCCCAAGTGTAAG GAATATGGCAGCGCCATGAAGAAAGAGCCAGAAGAGGAGCAATGTAAAGAAGATGATAAGAAGCTAAAGGCTGAGAGAGTGAAAGTAGAACATCTCCCATCTAGCAATAGTAACACTCCTAATCCCACGGAACCAGAGAAG GACAAGCTCTCATATCCGCCTCTTCCCTTCACcatctttccatccatcctgAGCATGGAAGCAGCCTCATACAACATCCCCCAGAAACCAGAGGTGCATCTGGCCCTCATTCGAGAGCCAGCAGGACTATCTGTGCTCTGGAAAGTGGACAAGGAAGACCCTTCTGCCCCACCCATGGATAGTTACAG CATCTACATGACTACAGAAAAAGTTAAGGGTAGTGGCACCTTCCCAAAGTGGAATATGCTTGGTGAAGTGAGAGCCATCAAGCTGCCCATGTGTGTGATGATCACAAAGTACAAGCCTGGGCGCAAAGTGTGCGTCGCTGTGGTGGGTAAAGACATTTTTGGCCGGTATGGGCCCTACAGTAAAGTTGTAGCTGCAAACATACCTGACTAG
- the emp2 gene encoding epithelial membrane protein 2 → MLIILAFIILFHLASVILLFVATIHNAWWIVSPPGRDVIYTDLWYSCNATCIPVENSHTADAAYLQVVQATMIMASILCCVSFFVFILQLFRIKQGERFIFTAIIQLMASLCVMVGVSIYTAQKNSFHVQSLQEGTYGSSYVLAWISFPMTLISGLMYLVLRKRK, encoded by the exons ATGTTAATCATCTTGGCGttcatcatcctcttccatCTAGCTTCAGTCATCCTGCTCTTTGTTGCGACCATTCACAAC gcGTGGTGGATAGTGTCACCACCAGGACGTGATGTGATCTACACTGACCTGTGGTACTCCTGTAACGCCACATGCATCCCTGTGGAGAACAGCCATACCGCTGATGCAG CCTACCTGCAGGTGGTCCAGGCCACGATGATCATGGCTTCCATTTTATGTTGTGTCAGCTTCTTTGTCTTCATCCTTCAGCTCTTTAGAATCAAACAAGGAGAGAGattcattttcactgctatTATCCAGCTAATGGCCT CTCTATGTGTGATGGTCGGGGTGTCCATCTACACCGCTcagaaaaacagctttcatGTGCAAAGTCTTCAGGAAGGCACTTATGGCTCTTCTTATGTCCTGGCCTGGATCAGCTTCCCCATGACTCTTATCAGTGGCCTCATGTACCTGGTGCTCAGAAAGCGCAAATAG